The window ACTTAGGAGTATGATTGTTACTCTCCCTCCGCTTAGCGAACAAAAAAAGATAGCTGAAATATTATCAATTATTGATTTAGAAATAGGCACGGCAAGGAGACAAGCAGAGAAGCTTGAAACTATGAAAAGAGGACTAACGCACATTTTATTAACCGGAAAGGTAAGGGCAAGGGTGAATTAAAAAATGGCCAAGCCGATCTTTAACGAAGATACCCTCTCTGAAAGACCTGCCATCGAGCAGTTAAAAGGACTTGGTTACCATTACATCTGGTTTTAATGAAAATAGTTTGCAAAAAATCGGAAAATGTAATATTCACAAGATGAAGGGGGGCACGTTGATTAAATCCTACATAAAATCGCTGCTCGATGTTGCCAACCGCGGGGATGCCATAGAGCAGAGCTTTTATTCGACCCTCGAAGGATTGTTACAGGAATATGCAAAATCAATCGGCAAACATAACATTCACATTACAACGCTGCCAAAAAAGACCGAAGCTGGGAACCCCGATTTCAGGTTATGGGACGGGAAAGAGCATCTCATAGGGTATATCGAGGCAAAAGCCCCGACGGTTGAGAATCTGGACCAGATAGAGGCAACTGACCAACTAAAACGCTATCTCAATACCTTCCCGAACCTGATACTCACCAACTTCTTTGAATTCAGGCTTTACAGAAATGGCATCATGACAG of the Pseudomonadota bacterium genome contains:
- a CDS encoding DNA methyltransferase; the protein is MIKSYIKSLLDVANRGDAIEQSFYSTLEGLLQEYAKSIGKHNIHITTLPKKTEAGNPDFRLWDGKEHLIGYIEAKAPTVENLDQIEATDQLKRYLNTFPNLILTNFFEFRLYRNGIMTDKVLIGRPYIVQKLKMTPPPEKEDVFYKLLEKFFAFSLPRVYDAKNLAIELAKRTRFLRD